TCGTGAACTGAATATGGATCAGGTGAAGCATATCCACGAACAGATAGAGCAGCAGAATATCTGTGGTCCTATGGGCAAGCAGATTCGTATTGAGATGTTCTGTCATGGTGCGCTCTGCATGGCAGTTTCCGGCAAGTGCTATATGAGCTTGGCTAATGCCAACCGCTCTGCCAACCGTGGTGAGTGTGTACAGATTTGCCGCCGCAGCTATACGGTAACTGATAATGAAACGGGTAATCAGCTGGAAATCGACAATAAGTATGTGATGAGTCCTAAGGACCTGAAGACTATCCGCTTCATCGACCGTATGATGGATGCCGGTGTGCGTGTCTTCAAGATAGAGGGTCGTGCCCGTGGTCCTGAATACGTTTATACTGTAGTAAAGTGCTATAAGGAGGCGATTGCTTCTGTACTGGAGGGTACTTTTACAGAGGAAAAGAAGGATGCCTGGGACGAAAGATTGGCAACTGTCTTCAACCGTGGTTTCTGGGATGGTTATTACCAGGGTCAGACACTCGGCGAATGGAACAAGCACTATGGTTCGGTGGCAACAGAGAAGAAGGTACTCGTAGGTAAGGTGATGAAGTACTTCTCCAAGCTCGGTGTGGCTGAGGTTGCTGTGGAAGCTACTACCTTCAACCAGGGCGATAAACTTCTGATTACAGGAAATACTACAGGTGTGATGTATCTCAATGCCGACGAGATTCGTTATGATTTGAAACCAGTTGAGACAGCCAAGCAGGGTTGGAGAGTATCTATCCCTGTGCCAGATAAGGTTCGTCCGAATGATAAACTCTATAAATTAATTACCGTAAACGAAATAAAGGAAATAAAATAATGGCTACAATCAATGATTTGCAGGATGAAGTAGTAGAGGAATTCCAGGACTTCACCGATTGGATGGATAAGTATCAGATGCTCATCGACTTGGGTAACGAGTTGGCTCCTCTTGATGAGAAATATAAAAACGAGCAGAACCTCATCGATGGCTGTCAGAGCCGTGTATGGTTGCAATGCGATTATGTGGATGGCAAGCTCGTGTTTACTGCTGATAGTGATGCGCTTATCGTAAAGGGTATCATCGCTCTTCTGATTCGCGTATTGAGCGGTCATACTCCTACCGAGATTATGGATGCTGATCTTTATTTCGTGGAGAAGATTGGTTTGAAGGATCATCTGAGTCCAACCCGCAGCAATGGTCTCTTGGCGATGATCAAGCAGATTCGTATGTACGCTTTGGCTTACAAGACCAAGGAGGCTGAGGGAAATGCGTAAGTTAAGAACGATAGAGATGAACCGCCTCACCGTGGAGGAATTCAAGGAGGCAGAGAAGCTTCCCTTGATAGTAGTCTTGGATGATGTGCGTTCATTATATAATGTGGGAAGTGTTTTCCGCTCTTGCGATGCTTTCCGAGTGGAGGCGGTATATCTGTGTGGTATTACCGCTACTCCTCCTAATGTCGAGATTCATAAGACTGCATTGGGTGGTGAGGACAGTGTCGATTGGGAATACTTCAAGACCACGGAAGAGGCTGTGGAGAAATTGAAGCAGAAAGGCTTTTTTATTTATAGCATCGAACAGGTGGAAGGCTCTACCAAACTCCAGAATTTGCCAGAGGCTCATTCTAATATTGTTAGAACGGCTTCAGAATCAGAAAAGCAAGAGAATTCTTCACTCTTCACTCTTCACTCTTCACTCCCCAGCGGCTATGCCGTAATCTTCGGCAACGAGGTGAAGGGTGTAAAGCAGAACATCGTGGATATGAGCGATGGCTGCCTGGAGATTCCTCAGTTTGGTACGAAGCATTCGCTCAATGTCAGCGTAACGGCAGGCATTGTGATCTGGGAGTTTGCCAAACTCTTGAAGCTATAAGCGGCATTCGTACTGATTTCGTATTCATATAGACTGCTTTAATCTTTGAATTAAGCAGTTCATTATAAGTAGAGTTCATGCCAAACTTGGATTTTTTTGCCAAGTTTGGCATGAACTCGTTTAGTAATATCAAATAAAAAGCGTATCTTTGTCGCTTATCACCACTTCTCTACCCAAGCACTATTACTGTCATTACTTCTCGT
This is a stretch of genomic DNA from Segatella hominis. It encodes these proteins:
- a CDS encoding peptidase U32 family protein, which encodes MNDKIKEFEVMAPVGSRESLAAAIQAGADSVYFGIGKLNMRSHSANHFTIDDLREIAATCNEHGIKTYLTVNTVIYDDDIATMKEIIDAAKEAGISAVIASDVAVMSYCNEVGEEVHLSTQLNISNTEALKFYARFADVSVLARELNMDQVKHIHEQIEQQNICGPMGKQIRIEMFCHGALCMAVSGKCYMSLANANRSANRGECVQICRRSYTVTDNETGNQLEIDNKYVMSPKDLKTIRFIDRMMDAGVRVFKIEGRARGPEYVYTVVKCYKEAIASVLEGTFTEEKKDAWDERLATVFNRGFWDGYYQGQTLGEWNKHYGSVATEKKVLVGKVMKYFSKLGVAEVAVEATTFNQGDKLLITGNTTGVMYLNADEIRYDLKPVETAKQGWRVSIPVPDKVRPNDKLYKLITVNEIKEIK
- a CDS encoding RNA methyltransferase, producing MRKLRTIEMNRLTVEEFKEAEKLPLIVVLDDVRSLYNVGSVFRSCDAFRVEAVYLCGITATPPNVEIHKTALGGEDSVDWEYFKTTEEAVEKLKQKGFFIYSIEQVEGSTKLQNLPEAHSNIVRTASESEKQENSSLFTLHSSLPSGYAVIFGNEVKGVKQNIVDMSDGCLEIPQFGTKHSLNVSVTAGIVIWEFAKLLKL
- a CDS encoding SufE family protein; protein product: MATINDLQDEVVEEFQDFTDWMDKYQMLIDLGNELAPLDEKYKNEQNLIDGCQSRVWLQCDYVDGKLVFTADSDALIVKGIIALLIRVLSGHTPTEIMDADLYFVEKIGLKDHLSPTRSNGLLAMIKQIRMYALAYKTKEAEGNA